In Mangifera indica cultivar Alphonso chromosome 1, CATAS_Mindica_2.1, whole genome shotgun sequence, a single genomic region encodes these proteins:
- the LOC123229574 gene encoding UPF0098 protein TC_0109 — MASDEFRLVSSQVNNEGRLPRKYTGDGQGAKKNISPPLEWYNMPQGTKSLALVVEDVDAPDPCGPIVPWTHWVVVNIPPTLNRLPEGFSGKEEEVGGDYAGIKEGNNDWKVPGWCGPSLQNHGHRLEFKLYALDDEIKLGNNVTKEKLPDAIEGHVLGEAVLTANF, encoded by the exons ATGGCCAGTGATGAGTTCAGATTGGTGTCTTCTCAAGTAAATAATGAAGGAAGGTTGCCAAGAAAGTACACAGGAGACGGACAAGGGGCAAAGAAGAATATATCGCCACCTCTAGAATGGTACAACATGCCACAAGGAACCAAGAGCCTGGCTCTGGTGGTAGAGGACGTGGATGCGCCGGATCCATGTGGGCCAATTGTACCGTGGACCCACTGGGTTGTGGTGAACATACCACCAACTTTGAACCGTCTTCCTGAAGGGTTCTCCGGGAAAGAAGAGGAGGTGGGTGGCGACTATGCCGGGATCAAAGAAGGTAACAATGATTGGAAGGTTCCTGGGTGGTGCGGACCCTCGTTGCAGAACCATGGCCACCGGTTAGAGTTCAAGCTGTACGCTTTGGATGATGAGATTAAACTTGGTAACAAT GTGACGAAGGAGAAGCTGCCGGATGCAATTGAAGGGCATGTGTTGGGAGAAGCAGTCTTGACGGCCAACTTCTGA